One part of the Candidatus Korarchaeum sp. genome encodes these proteins:
- a CDS encoding putative zinc-binding protein yields MATCDGASSVGQIGNEVARMLTKEFPDKVRMCCLSAVAAGSKTHLDIFRKTRAVLAINGCQLMCASNVLKQRGIEPAYEVTISNEGVSKVPSLDFSYDAMRVAEKIVEDFLKKL; encoded by the coding sequence CTTCAGTGGGGCAGATAGGGAATGAAGTCGCGAGGATGCTCACGAAGGAGTTCCCGGATAAGGTGAGGATGTGTTGCCTATCAGCTGTAGCGGCCGGTTCGAAAACTCACCTAGATATATTCAGAAAAACTAGAGCTGTTCTAGCGATAAATGGATGCCAGCTGATGTGCGCATCCAATGTCCTGAAGCAGAGAGGGATAGAACCGGCTTACGAAGTCACGATCTCTAATGAGGGCGTCAGCAAAGTACCATCGCTGGATTTCTCATACGATGCCATGAGGGTAGCTGAAAAGATAGTAGAGGATTTCCTCAAGAAGTTGTAG
- a CDS encoding thiamine pyrophosphate-binding protein, translated as MRVVDLIASLFRDLKVRDIMGVIGGSIMPLYDALYYHREHFRILMFRHEQGAVHAADSYARVKWTPGVVLTTSGPGATNIITGLANAYMDSSPVLAITGQVSTNVLGRDAFQEADIFGIAAPVTKFVYQVRDPEEAVPAIELAYRISMKGRPGPALIDLPRDVQVAHPSGMRELPIDPSKYEPPLPDEGKLREACRVLMEAERPVILVGGGVRISGAHEEVLKLAELLRAPIVTTLTGKGSVPSTHPLVLGAVGMHGRPDGADNEGMGDLSGDGISA; from the coding sequence ATGAGGGTTGTCGACCTCATCGCTTCCTTATTCAGAGATCTCAAAGTTAGGGACATAATGGGAGTCATAGGGGGCTCCATAATGCCCCTCTATGATGCCCTCTACTACCACAGAGAGCACTTCAGGATACTGATGTTCAGGCACGAGCAGGGAGCTGTTCATGCAGCCGATTCCTATGCGAGGGTGAAGTGGACTCCCGGCGTGGTGCTGACAACGAGCGGCCCGGGAGCTACGAACATAATAACTGGACTCGCTAATGCATATATGGACTCCTCTCCCGTTTTAGCGATAACTGGACAGGTCTCAACGAACGTTTTAGGGAGGGATGCCTTTCAGGAGGCCGATATATTCGGCATAGCGGCTCCCGTAACTAAGTTCGTTTACCAAGTTAGGGATCCGGAGGAAGCTGTGCCAGCGATAGAATTGGCTTACAGAATATCCATGAAGGGGAGGCCGGGTCCCGCTTTGATCGATCTCCCCCGGGATGTACAGGTAGCTCATCCTAGCGGAATGCGTGAGCTTCCAATAGACCCCTCGAAGTACGAGCCGCCGCTCCCGGATGAGGGCAAGCTTCGAGAAGCTTGCAGAGTCCTCATGGAGGCTGAGAGGCCTGTTATCTTAGTGGGAGGAGGTGTGAGGATATCCGGAGCCCATGAGGAGGTCTTGAAGCTAGCTGAGCTCTTGAGAGCGCCTATAGTGACTACGCTGACCGGGAAGGGATCCGTCCCCTCAACTCATCCCCTAGTCCTAGGGGCGGTCGGGATGCACGGGAGGCCTGATGGAGCTGATAACGAAGGGATGGGAGACCTTAGTGGAGATGGGATATCAGCCTGA
- a CDS encoding thioredoxin domain-containing protein — translation MRYNLLLPLMMLSILLLSAIPNNTLELGSGKVAVMFWSELCFNCERILPVWRSIERDPPAGIKVIDIKLTPGKNENIFVEFGIKETPTIILFENGREVKRISGLSDASESYLRDWIEGKSDLQLISFAFPVLGGLLALSPCSLPIMMSLTPLGRFSRRRDYATCFISSTLGVISLGMAFLLISSLLKLVVKWIVYALALFSVILGIFMILSPEKSCRMTGKVKSSFTCFSLGFLAMQCNLPLVIGSFMLLSASDFAQGIVNLISLSLGMSLTFLIVVRTSKGISARLSPSRSFNVSRLGGALLTLIGLYLIISNI, via the coding sequence ATGCGGTACAATCTGCTGCTCCCACTGATGATGCTTTCAATCCTACTGCTATCTGCCATTCCGAATAATACGCTTGAGCTGGGCAGCGGGAAGGTCGCTGTTATGTTCTGGAGCGAGCTCTGTTTCAACTGCGAGAGGATCCTGCCCGTATGGCGGAGCATAGAGAGAGATCCGCCCGCCGGAATCAAGGTAATAGATATTAAGCTCACCCCGGGCAAAAACGAAAATATTTTCGTCGAGTTTGGTATAAAGGAGACACCGACTATAATACTATTCGAGAATGGGAGGGAGGTTAAGAGGATAAGTGGGTTGAGCGATGCCTCCGAGAGCTACCTGAGGGATTGGATAGAGGGGAAAAGTGATCTTCAGTTGATAAGCTTTGCTTTCCCCGTACTGGGTGGTCTATTAGCCCTCTCCCCCTGCTCCCTCCCCATAATGATGTCCCTGACGCCTCTCGGGAGGTTCTCCAGGAGGAGGGATTACGCGACTTGCTTCATATCATCCACGCTCGGCGTGATCTCACTGGGGATGGCCTTCCTCCTCATATCATCCCTGCTCAAGTTAGTCGTCAAGTGGATCGTATACGCTCTAGCTCTCTTCAGCGTAATTTTGGGCATATTCATGATCCTCTCCCCTGAGAAATCTTGCAGAATGACCGGGAAAGTTAAGAGCTCATTTACATGCTTCAGCCTCGGCTTCCTAGCGATGCAATGCAACCTGCCCCTGGTGATCGGTTCCTTCATGCTCTTGAGCGCTAGTGACTTCGCTCAGGGGATCGTGAACCTCATATCCCTCTCCTTAGGGATGAGCCTGACTTTTCTAATAGTAGTTAGGACATCGAAGGGTATTTCAGCGAGGCTCTCGCCCTCGAGGAGCTTCAATGTGAGCAGGCTCGGCGGTGCCCTCCTCACTCTGATAGGATTATACCTCATAATTTCTAACATTTAG
- a CDS encoding MATE family efflux transporter: MSESRVSEYREEIVNGPIVRTFFRLGIPPLINQLIAVAYNVLDALWLSIYNDLAVSVPRQVWPVIFLFNAPMQALTTVGMSTISQYIGMRDYREAGISASKLFTMASSLGMFLSISLFSLRSFIFSQVIRTPEEIEGWVMDYSAIMSVNILLNYIAFSYNTVLQAIGDTKRPAMINAFAVSVNTILDPFLVLGIPPFPRTGVIGAALTDVLGSIISLSLLSSLLRKYGLRMGFTSLGWDWIKLSIKIGFPVFIMASMNSLAFVVQLRLVNAFSIVAVTAYSIGFVVADIADAALFGLVSASSIMIGQNLGAGNLNRAKEISLKASASVFSLLVLGILLVYPLRIGIVRAFTEDASIIWETDRFLRYLLPTLPFFGLFMIGMSAGRGSGRTLAPTIIGIFRLWVVRIGLGYLLSLSIGVIGIWISISLSNLLAGVAALIWLIYGNWNRPVIRRGGFEVSTT; encoded by the coding sequence GTGAGCGAATCCAGAGTAAGCGAGTACAGGGAGGAGATAGTCAACGGCCCGATAGTGAGGACATTCTTCAGGCTCGGGATCCCTCCCCTCATAAATCAGCTGATAGCAGTAGCATACAACGTTCTAGATGCCCTATGGCTCAGCATTTATAATGACTTAGCCGTATCCGTCCCCAGGCAGGTCTGGCCCGTGATATTCCTCTTCAACGCCCCCATGCAAGCTCTCACAACGGTTGGCATGAGCACGATCTCACAGTACATAGGGATGAGAGATTACAGAGAGGCTGGGATCTCTGCATCCAAGCTATTCACAATGGCCTCCTCCCTCGGTATGTTCCTCTCAATTTCCTTATTCTCTCTGAGATCTTTCATATTCTCCCAAGTCATAAGGACGCCGGAGGAGATAGAGGGCTGGGTAATGGATTATTCAGCTATAATGTCAGTGAACATACTCCTCAATTACATCGCCTTCTCCTACAATACCGTTCTGCAGGCGATAGGGGATACTAAGAGACCAGCGATGATAAATGCCTTCGCTGTATCAGTCAACACAATATTGGATCCTTTCCTCGTGCTGGGAATACCTCCTTTCCCGAGGACCGGAGTCATAGGGGCTGCTCTAACAGATGTCCTGGGTTCTATTATCTCCTTATCCTTGCTCAGCTCACTCCTTAGGAAGTATGGGCTGAGGATGGGATTCACTAGCTTGGGATGGGATTGGATAAAACTCAGCATTAAGATAGGGTTTCCAGTCTTCATAATGGCCTCTATGAATAGCTTAGCTTTCGTAGTGCAGCTGAGGCTCGTGAACGCTTTCAGTATAGTAGCTGTGACCGCGTACTCCATAGGCTTTGTGGTAGCTGATATAGCTGACGCAGCTCTCTTCGGTCTCGTCAGCGCATCCTCAATAATGATAGGGCAGAATCTAGGGGCCGGGAATCTGAATAGGGCTAAGGAGATATCTCTGAAGGCATCTGCGTCTGTCTTCTCCTTACTAGTCCTGGGGATCCTCCTCGTTTACCCCCTCAGGATCGGGATAGTGAGGGCTTTCACTGAGGATGCGAGCATAATCTGGGAGACGGATAGATTCCTACGATACCTCCTCCCGACTCTCCCATTCTTCGGCCTCTTCATGATCGGGATGTCGGCTGGCAGGGGATCGGGCAGGACGCTCGCTCCCACGATAATAGGAATATTCAGGCTCTGGGTCGTGAGGATAGGGCTGGGCTACTTGCTGTCCCTCTCCATTGGCGTAATTGGTATATGGATCTCCATCTCACTGAGCAATCTACTCGCAGGAGTTGCAGCTCTCATCTGGCTGATCTACGGGAATTGGAACAGGCCAGTCATAAGGAGAGGAGGATTTGAGGTATCAACCACATGA